From one Triticum aestivum cultivar Chinese Spring chromosome 4B, IWGSC CS RefSeq v2.1, whole genome shotgun sequence genomic stretch:
- the LOC123091009 gene encoding endoplasmic reticulum oxidoreductin-1: MSEGPPPAADGAVRRRRRRWAAAAGALLVALLAVALSSRGFPSISSLSRGGGCGCPGARKYTGMVEDCCCDYETVDAINEEVLNPILQDLVALPFFRYFKVKLWCDCPFWPDDGMCRLRDCSVCECPDNEFPEPFKKPYSGLSPENMICQEGKPEATVDRTLDTKVFKGWVETDNPWTSDDETDNAEMTYVNLQLNPERYTGYTGDSARRIWDAIYKENCPKYPSEDMCQEKKALYKLISGLHSSISVHIAYDYLLDESANLWGHNLSLLHDRVLKYPERVENLYFTYLFVLRAVTKAADYLEQAEYNTGNPEEDLKTQSLVRQLLYNHKLRSACPLPFDEAKLWQGENGPELKQEIQKQFRNISAIMDCVGCEKCRLWGKLQVLGLGTALKILFSVDGENNLNQQFQLQRNEVIALVNLLNRLSESVKFVHETGSSSQEIIKQQSFSTLQKGAS, from the exons ATGTCAGAGGGCCCCCCTCCCGCGGCGGACGGCGCCGTGCGCCGGAGGCGGAGGCGATGGGCGGCGGCCGCGGGGGCCCTCCTCGTGGCGCTGCTCGCCGTGGCCCTGAGCTCCCGCGGCTTCCCCTCCATTTCGTCCCTCTCGCgcggcggaggctgcggctgcccc GGCGCGAGGAAGTACACGGGGATGGTGGAGGACTGCTGCTGCGACTACGAGACGGTGGACGCCATCAACGAGGAGGTGCTCAACCCGATCCTGCAGGACCTCGTCGCTCTGCCCTTCTTCAGGTACTTCAAG GTTAAGTTGTGGTGTGACTGCCCTTTTTGGCCTGATGATGGCATGTGTCGGCTCAGGGACTGTAGTGTATGCGAGTGCCCAGATAATGAATTTCCCGAACCATTCAAGAAGCCTTACAGTGGCCTTTCTCCTGAAAACATGATCTGTCAAGAAGGAAAACCAGAAGCCACTGTTGATAGAACCCTTGACACCAAGGTTTTCAAAGGGTGGGTTGAAACCGATAATCCATGGACATCAGATGATGAGACGGATAATG CTGAGATGACTTATGTGAATCTTCAACTTAATCCTGAACGTTATACTGGTTATACTGGTGATTCAGCTAGAAGGATATGGGACGCAATCTACAAAGAAAATTGCCCAAAAT ATCCTTCAGAAGATATGTGCCAGGAGAAGAAGGCACTTTACAAGCTAATTTCTGGATTGCACTCCTCAATATCTGTACATATTGCTTATGATTATCTTCTTGACGAATCTGCTAACTTG TGGGGACATAATCTTTCGTTGTTGCATGACCGTGTTCTGAAGTACCCAGAGCGTGTCGAAAATCTGTACTTCACATACCTATTTGTTCTTCGGGCAGTGACCAAG GCGGCAGATTACCTTGAGCAGGCAGAGTACAACACCGGCAATCCTGAAGAGGACTTGAAAACACAATCTTTAGTGAGGCAATTGCTTTACAACCACAAGTTAAGATCTGCATGTCCATTACCTTTTGATGAAGCAAAACTCTGGCAAGGTGAAAATGGCCCCGAGTTAAAGCAGGAGATCCAGAAGCAGTTTAGAAATATTAG TGCAATTATGGACTGTGTTGGTTGTGAGAAGTGTCGATTATGGGGAAAGCTTCAAGTTCTTGGGCTTGGAACAGCACTGAAGATTCTATTTTCTGTTGATGGAGAGAACAATTTGAATCAACAG TTCCAGCTGCAGCGAAATGAGGTCATTGCACTGGTAAATCTTCTGAATAGGCTGTCAGAATCTGTCAAGTTTGTACATGAAACAGGATCTTCCAGCCAGGAAATCATTAAACAACAGAGCTTTTCTACTTTGCAAAAGGGGGCTTCCTGA